A stretch of the Candidatus Zixiibacteriota bacterium genome encodes the following:
- a CDS encoding heavy metal translocating P-type ATPase, which translates to MNYTDPICGMKVDGDSPHRLEVDGESVYFCSSHCKSKYENQLEAAGREPGLIDPVCGMTVSPDTSHRERYGDEVYYFCCEGCRNKFKNDPDGFAGSAGESSSSKKKSSIETHHAAHSIPEGDRGQDVAGKPAPADATYTCPMHPEVKKQGGGDCPQCGMALEPEMPRLQATKTEYTCPMHPEIVRDSPGSCPICGMALEPRTVTIDEEDNPELRDMSRRFWISVALSIPLVAIAMSGLIPGFNDWLKTLASERILTLFELALATPIVLWGGWPFFVRGYQSIINRSPNMFTLIGLGVGVAYTYSLIAALFPGIFPDAFRDLSGEVGVYFEAAAVIVALVLLGQVLELRARRRTGAAIKALLGLAPKTARRVNQDGSEEDVALDQVQIGDKLRVRPGEKVPVDGKVVAGSSAVDESMITGEPIPVEKGSGDKVIGATVNGTGSIVIEAEKVGSDTLLSQIVQMVASAQRSKAPIQRMADAVAAYFVPTVVGIAVVTFIVWALVGPDPKLTHALINAVAVLIIACPCALGLATPMSIMVASGRGAAAGVLFKNAEAIEVLRKVDTLVVDKTGTLTVGKPRLVSVYAQSPRSEKEILTMAAGLEMGSEHPLAAAIVAGAKERGAKPSRAENFKSVTGKGVTGVVNGERVALGNRALLEELGVDAGSLADKAEELRREGQTSMFVVIGGRAAGLIGVADPIKDTTAEAIKQLHDEGIAIVMLTGDSETTAKAVADKLGIDDVMAEVLPDQKADAVKKLQGQGKFVAMAGDGINDAPALAQAHVGIAMGTGTDVAMESAGVTLVKGDLRGIVRARKLSRLTIRNIKQNLFLAFVYNSAGVPIAAGILYPFLGILLSPMFAAAAMSFSSVSVVANALRLRRELI; encoded by the coding sequence ATGAACTATACGGATCCGATATGCGGTATGAAAGTGGATGGCGATTCGCCACACCGGCTTGAGGTAGATGGCGAATCCGTTTATTTCTGCAGCAGCCACTGCAAGAGCAAATATGAAAATCAACTGGAAGCAGCCGGTCGCGAGCCAGGGTTAATCGATCCGGTATGCGGTATGACCGTGTCGCCTGACACATCACACCGGGAGCGTTACGGTGATGAAGTATACTATTTTTGCTGCGAGGGATGTAGAAACAAGTTTAAGAACGATCCTGACGGGTTTGCCGGAAGTGCAGGCGAATCGTCGTCATCCAAGAAGAAATCTTCCATTGAGACACACCACGCTGCTCACTCGATACCTGAAGGGGACAGGGGGCAGGACGTGGCCGGAAAGCCCGCACCCGCAGATGCCACGTATACGTGCCCGATGCATCCGGAGGTGAAAAAGCAAGGGGGAGGGGACTGCCCGCAGTGCGGGATGGCCTTGGAACCGGAGATGCCGAGGCTGCAGGCGACAAAGACTGAGTACACCTGTCCGATGCATCCCGAGATAGTCCGAGACAGTCCAGGTAGTTGTCCAATATGCGGTATGGCTTTGGAACCGCGGACTGTGACCATAGACGAAGAGGACAATCCTGAACTGCGTGACATGAGTCGTCGCTTCTGGATCTCAGTTGCACTTTCAATACCGCTGGTGGCAATTGCGATGAGCGGGCTTATACCGGGATTTAATGACTGGCTTAAGACTCTGGCCAGCGAGCGCATTTTAACTCTGTTTGAATTAGCGCTGGCTACCCCGATTGTGCTCTGGGGCGGGTGGCCATTCTTTGTTCGCGGGTATCAGTCGATAATAAATCGCAGTCCAAATATGTTTACGCTTATCGGGCTTGGTGTCGGCGTCGCTTACACCTATAGTCTTATTGCCGCGCTATTTCCGGGAATATTCCCTGATGCGTTTCGCGATTTATCGGGCGAAGTGGGTGTCTATTTTGAAGCGGCGGCCGTAATTGTCGCACTGGTGCTGCTGGGGCAGGTGTTGGAACTGAGGGCGAGGCGTCGCACGGGAGCAGCCATAAAGGCTCTTCTGGGTTTAGCGCCGAAGACAGCCCGGCGAGTCAATCAGGACGGATCTGAAGAAGATGTTGCGCTTGATCAGGTACAGATAGGGGACAAGCTTCGCGTTCGACCCGGTGAGAAGGTGCCGGTTGATGGTAAGGTTGTGGCTGGCAGCAGTGCCGTCGACGAATCGATGATCACGGGAGAGCCGATTCCGGTTGAGAAAGGCAGTGGGGATAAAGTTATAGGCGCCACGGTCAACGGCACCGGGTCGATTGTGATCGAAGCGGAGAAAGTTGGTTCCGATACGTTGCTGTCGCAGATCGTGCAGATGGTCGCCAGTGCGCAGAGAAGCAAGGCCCCGATTCAGAGGATGGCCGACGCGGTCGCGGCGTATTTCGTCCCGACCGTGGTTGGTATAGCTGTCGTAACATTTATTGTGTGGGCACTGGTTGGTCCCGATCCAAAACTCACTCACGCTCTGATCAATGCCGTCGCGGTACTTATCATCGCCTGTCCCTGCGCCCTCGGTCTGGCCACACCGATGTCAATCATGGTCGCCAGTGGAAGAGGCGCCGCGGCTGGCGTATTGTTCAAGAACGCGGAAGCAATCGAGGTTCTTCGCAAGGTCGATACGCTCGTGGTCGACAAGACGGGGACACTCACAGTGGGTAAGCCGAGACTGGTCTCGGTGTATGCGCAGTCGCCGCGAAGTGAAAAGGAAATTCTAACAATGGCAGCCGGATTGGAGATGGGAAGTGAACATCCCCTGGCCGCAGCTATCGTCGCGGGCGCAAAGGAACGAGGGGCCAAACCGTCAAGAGCCGAAAACTTCAAGTCAGTCACGGGGAAAGGTGTTACGGGTGTTGTTAATGGCGAGAGGGTGGCTCTTGGAAACCGGGCACTTCTGGAGGAGCTTGGCGTCGATGCAGGCTCCCTTGCAGATAAAGCAGAAGAGTTGCGGCGAGAGGGACAAACGTCCATGTTCGTAGTGATTGGGGGCAGAGCGGCCGGGCTGATCGGGGTAGCGGATCCAATCAAAGACACTACCGCAGAGGCAATCAAGCAATTGCACGACGAAGGCATTGCTATCGTGATGTTGACCGGTGATAGCGAAACCACGGCAAAGGCTGTGGCGGACAAATTGGGTATCGACGATGTCATGGCCGAGGTGTTGCCGGACCAGAAAGCCGATGCGGTCAAGAAACTTCAGGGTCAGGGGAAATTTGTGGCAATGGCGGGTGACGGTATCAATGACGCTCCGGCGTTGGCTCAGGCTCACGTCGGTATCGCCATGGGTACCGGCACGGATGTCGCCATGGAGAGCGCGGGCGTTACATTGGTCAAGGGGGACCTGCGCGGAATCGTGCGTGCTCGAAAGCTCAGCCGGTTGACCATTCGCAACATCAAGCAGAATCTGTTTCTCGCCTTCGTATATAATTCGGCAGGTGTACCGATAGCGGCCGGGATATTGTATCCTTTCCTCGGCATACTTCTCAGTCCCATGTTTGCCGCGGCGGCAATGAGTTTCAGTTCGGTGTCGGTGGTGGCCAATGCTCTGAGGCTAAGGCGAGAGTTGATTTAG
- a CDS encoding TerC family protein: MHNQALLYGMFMIFVLGMLALDLGVFHRRDHIVSIRESFIWTAVWIVLAFAFMAFIYYRYETTSPGRGTGAALEFLTGYLIEKSLSIDNIFVFLLIFNYFDVPAQFQHRVLFWGIIGALIFRAIFIALGALLIARFHAIIYIFGAFLIFTGIKMWWAKDKQIHPERNPVLRLFRKVMEVTRDYRGKHFFIREGGRWLATPLFVVLLLIESSDIIFAVDSIPAIFAVTKDPYIVFTANVFAILGLRSLYFSVAGVMRSFHLLHYGLSIILVFVGIKMVLSDIYKIPIGISLGVVGLIIVVSIAASLMWPKERAQQ; this comes from the coding sequence TTGCACAATCAAGCGCTTCTGTACGGTATGTTTATGATCTTTGTGCTGGGTATGCTGGCGCTGGATCTGGGGGTTTTTCATCGTCGGGATCATATCGTTAGTATTCGCGAGTCGTTTATCTGGACGGCAGTCTGGATCGTTCTGGCATTCGCTTTCATGGCTTTCATCTATTATCGGTATGAGACGACCAGTCCCGGACGAGGGACCGGCGCGGCGTTGGAGTTTCTGACCGGCTATCTGATAGAGAAGTCGCTGAGTATCGATAATATCTTCGTTTTTCTTTTGATTTTCAATTATTTCGATGTACCGGCGCAGTTTCAGCATCGGGTGCTGTTTTGGGGAATAATCGGGGCGCTGATTTTCCGAGCGATATTTATCGCGCTGGGGGCGCTGCTTATCGCCAGATTTCACGCGATCATCTACATCTTTGGCGCGTTTTTGATTTTCACGGGGATCAAGATGTGGTGGGCGAAGGACAAGCAGATTCATCCCGAACGAAATCCGGTTCTCCGCCTGTTTCGCAAGGTGATGGAAGTCACACGTGACTACCGAGGCAAGCATTTCTTCATCCGTGAGGGTGGCAGGTGGTTAGCGACACCTCTGTTCGTCGTGCTCCTACTCATAGAATCCAGCGATATTATCTTCGCGGTCGATTCCATACCGGCGATTTTTGCTGTAACCAAGGACCCTTATATTGTATTTACGGCGAACGTCTTCGCGATCCTCGGTCTTCGGTCGCTTTACTTTTCCGTGGCCGGGGTCATGCGGTCGTTTCATCTTCTGCATTATGGTCTGTCGATCATTCTTGTGTTCGTGGGGATCAAGATGGTGCTGTCGGATATTTACAAGATCCCTATCGGGATATCGCTGGGTGTAGTGGGGCTTATTATCGTGGTGTCGATTGCGGCCTCACTAATGTGGCCGAAAGAGCGCGCGCAGCAATGA
- a CDS encoding PGPGW domain-containing protein, with protein MLVKTLKQLRRLIVAVIGFTVLAIGIAMLVLPGPAIIVIPAGLAILSAEFAWARNLLKKMKAKLRRQSNPGSIGDNNSNPGR; from the coding sequence ATGCTCGTAAAAACACTGAAACAATTAAGGCGATTGATCGTGGCCGTGATCGGCTTTACGGTTCTGGCCATCGGCATAGCGATGCTGGTTCTGCCGGGGCCCGCTATTATCGTAATTCCGGCAGGACTCGCCATTCTGTCTGCCGAGTTCGCCTGGGCCAGAAATCTGCTCAAAAAGATGAAAGCCAAGCTGCGTCGACAGTCCAATCCCGGTTCAATAGGCGATAATAATTCAAATCCTGGCCGGTAG
- a CDS encoding TspO/MBR family protein: MKTSASIISLLAWIAISFVPAFVGSQFMPGEWYSQLRKPSWTPPGYVFGPVWSFLYLSMGVAAWLVWKRGGYMAAPVALTLFFIQLMFNGIWSWLFFGIHRPDLAFVDITILWCLILATGIAFWRQSIPAGALLVPYFLWVSFAAILNFSIWRLNSGG, translated from the coding sequence ATGAAAACCTCAGCCAGCATTATCTCTCTTTTGGCCTGGATTGCGATCAGTTTCGTTCCGGCTTTTGTCGGTTCACAGTTCATGCCCGGCGAGTGGTACAGCCAGTTGCGCAAGCCATCCTGGACACCTCCTGGCTATGTTTTCGGGCCTGTCTGGTCTTTCTTGTACTTGAGTATGGGCGTAGCCGCGTGGCTTGTCTGGAAACGGGGCGGGTACATGGCGGCACCCGTGGCTTTAACTCTGTTTTTCATTCAACTCATGTTTAATGGTATATGGTCATGGCTGTTCTTTGGCATACACCGTCCGGACCTGGCCTTCGTCGACATAACCATACTCTGGTGCCTCATACTGGCCACCGGGATCGCGTTTTGGCGTCAGAGTATCCCGGCCGGCGCGCTGCTGGTTCCCTATTTTCTGTGGGTATCATTCGCCGCTATTCTGAACTTCTCTATCTGGCGGTTGAACAGCGGAGGGTGA
- a CDS encoding prolyl oligopeptidase family serine peptidase yields the protein MKRLVMLTAAAVILTVAAPVTSVAAETSVDSSPSSEGWQSPPEEWLNVLHAPQLPSVWTSPTGEYMLLADPVVYPPLEELAAPMHKLAGIRVNPAINGNHGEHGGTSPRLIKVEGGTETPLDLPANSEVHDVEWTVDGQTFALTVAHTDHIGLWVGSVDGKLTKIDNIAVNPLLGTPVCWLPDQKRLLVRSIPKRGPAPEPPSIPAGPMILEANGASARSTYEARNLLETAYDDALFEYYTTSELAIVDPSTREVKTLGAPAPYVTAEFSPDGGYLLVERLVGPWSHEVAWWRFATEIEVWDQKGNFVATIASLPLADAVPIHGEPLGPRSVAWRPTAPHTLFWVEALDGGNPVAEVPHRDRLMCLDAPFTQEPHEVFRAEHRIQPWLNAWGADGGMLMLTQNERMRRWRYVWLLDVDEGTSRLWFDLDEDDRYGDPGNPLYRPLPNGRWVLRQQGDAVYFRGSGATDEGDRPFLDLRHIESGETERLFRCDPDRYEYFVAFAGDENRFVLRSESAVEVPNYYLATLGEAIETTEGEAGRTLTRVPITRFEDPTPQLRQIEKRIVRYEREDGVPLSFQLLLPPGYKEGTRLPTVLYAYPLEYSGVATAGQVRGSAQHFMRIYGPSHLYFLLNGYAVLDQTAMPMIGDPETTYDTFVQQLVADAKAAVAKAVEMGVADPERIGVIGHSHGGLMVANLLAHTDLFKAGIARSGSYNKTNQPFGFQSERRSLFEARDVYIQVSPTFFANQVNEPVLIIHGDDDSNPGTLTFQSEVFFEAVRGSGGTARLVLLPFEDHGYRSRENVEHVLWEQLRWFDKYVKGASTETSQGSILD from the coding sequence ATGAAAAGGTTGGTAATGTTAACGGCCGCTGCGGTCATACTGACGGTTGCCGCGCCGGTTACGTCGGTCGCAGCAGAGACATCTGTCGACAGCTCGCCGTCGTCAGAAGGATGGCAATCACCACCCGAAGAATGGCTCAACGTGCTGCACGCCCCGCAATTGCCCTCGGTATGGACATCACCGACCGGTGAGTATATGCTCCTGGCTGATCCCGTGGTTTATCCTCCCCTCGAAGAATTGGCGGCGCCGATGCACAAGCTGGCAGGCATCAGAGTAAATCCCGCTATTAACGGCAACCATGGCGAACACGGAGGCACATCGCCACGCCTGATCAAGGTCGAAGGAGGAACCGAAACGCCGCTTGATTTGCCGGCGAACTCCGAAGTCCATGATGTGGAATGGACTGTGGACGGTCAAACCTTCGCGCTCACCGTCGCTCACACTGACCACATTGGACTATGGGTCGGCTCGGTGGACGGCAAACTGACCAAGATTGATAACATCGCTGTCAATCCGCTCCTTGGCACACCGGTCTGCTGGCTGCCGGATCAAAAGCGTTTACTTGTCCGCAGCATCCCGAAACGTGGACCGGCTCCCGAGCCACCATCTATTCCGGCGGGCCCGATGATCCTCGAGGCCAATGGCGCCTCGGCACGCTCCACTTATGAGGCGCGCAACTTGCTTGAGACTGCCTATGATGACGCTCTCTTCGAATACTATACCACCAGCGAACTCGCGATCGTCGATCCGTCAACGAGGGAAGTTAAGACCCTCGGCGCTCCGGCTCCTTATGTGACGGCTGAGTTCTCCCCGGATGGCGGCTATCTGCTCGTGGAGCGTCTGGTTGGCCCGTGGTCCCACGAGGTTGCCTGGTGGCGATTCGCCACAGAAATCGAGGTATGGGATCAAAAGGGCAATTTTGTGGCGACCATCGCCTCCCTGCCCCTGGCCGACGCAGTCCCGATACACGGTGAACCCCTCGGCCCGCGCTCTGTTGCCTGGCGCCCCACCGCTCCGCACACACTCTTCTGGGTCGAGGCTCTCGATGGTGGAAATCCTGTAGCCGAGGTTCCTCACCGCGACCGGCTCATGTGTCTCGACGCGCCTTTCACGCAGGAGCCCCACGAAGTTTTCCGCGCCGAACACCGCATCCAACCATGGCTCAACGCCTGGGGCGCTGACGGCGGCATGCTTATGCTCACCCAGAATGAAAGAATGCGCCGATGGCGCTATGTGTGGCTTTTGGACGTGGACGAGGGTACATCGCGCCTGTGGTTCGACCTCGATGAGGACGATCGCTATGGAGATCCGGGCAATCCTCTATATCGTCCCTTGCCAAACGGTCGCTGGGTGCTGCGCCAGCAGGGAGACGCGGTTTATTTTAGAGGAAGCGGCGCCACCGACGAAGGCGACCGACCATTTCTGGATTTGCGACACATCGAGTCCGGCGAGACCGAACGGTTGTTCCGCTGCGACCCCGACCGATACGAGTACTTCGTGGCGTTCGCCGGCGATGAGAACCGCTTTGTGTTGCGCTCCGAATCTGCTGTTGAAGTTCCCAATTACTATCTGGCCACCCTGGGCGAGGCGATAGAGACGACGGAAGGGGAAGCCGGCCGAACCCTGACACGGGTACCCATAACGCGCTTTGAAGATCCCACCCCGCAGCTTCGGCAAATCGAGAAACGAATCGTGCGCTACGAACGCGAGGACGGTGTTCCCCTCAGCTTCCAGTTGCTTCTGCCCCCGGGCTACAAAGAAGGCACACGCCTGCCAACCGTGTTATATGCCTATCCGCTGGAGTACTCCGGGGTGGCAACCGCCGGACAGGTCAGGGGCTCTGCCCAACACTTTATGCGCATATACGGACCATCGCACCTTTACTTTTTGCTCAACGGCTATGCCGTGCTCGATCAAACCGCCATGCCCATGATCGGCGACCCCGAAACCACCTACGATACCTTCGTACAGCAACTCGTGGCGGACGCCAAGGCAGCTGTGGCTAAGGCCGTTGAAATGGGGGTAGCCGACCCCGAACGCATCGGCGTCATCGGGCACAGCCACGGCGGACTCATGGTCGCCAATTTGCTGGCGCACACCGATCTGTTTAAGGCAGGCATCGCCAGAAGCGGCTCGTACAATAAAACCAACCAGCCGTTCGGCTTTCAGTCCGAGCGTCGCTCCCTTTTCGAAGCGAGAGATGTATACATCCAGGTCTCGCCCACCTTCTTCGCCAACCAGGTCAATGAACCGGTACTGATTATACACGGCGATGATGACTCCAACCCGGGCACCCTTACCTTCCAGTCCGAAGTGTTCTTCGAGGCCGTGCGTGGTTCCGGCGGAACCGCCCGTCTGGTGCTGCTTCCCTTCGAGGACCACGGATACCGATCGCGCGAGAACGTGGAACACGTGCTCTGGGAACAACTCCGGTGGTTCGACAAATACGTAAAAGGCGCCTCCACCGAAACGTCGCAAGGCTCCATACTGGATTGA
- a CDS encoding diguanylate cyclase, with protein MSGSKWTDLAAIAVTVTNADGIITEMNPTSITTFAADGGASLVGSDVLACHPEPSRTRLAAMFKEHRPNHYTIRKNGRRKIIHQIPLSNEGVFQGYVEISIPIPDHLPHFDRD; from the coding sequence ATGTCCGGTAGCAAGTGGACAGACTTGGCGGCGATAGCAGTCACGGTTACGAACGCCGATGGAATAATAACCGAAATGAATCCAACCTCAATCACCACTTTTGCCGCCGATGGTGGAGCGTCGTTGGTCGGGAGCGATGTTTTGGCGTGTCATCCCGAACCATCAAGGACCAGACTGGCCGCGATGTTCAAGGAACATCGGCCCAATCATTACACGATCCGGAAGAACGGTCGAAGGAAGATAATCCATCAAATTCCGCTCTCGAATGAGGGGGTGTTTCAGGGGTATGTGGAAATCTCAATTCCGATCCCTGACCATCTTCCCCATTTCGACCGTGACTGA
- a CDS encoding MFS transporter: MAMTENPTKKLIIIFAALYFIQGTGELTAGLLAQPLRSMLRNWGRDTTEIATFMFLLGFPWYIKPVFGLLTDFVPIRGYRRKSYLILSSSLMIVGFLIATMMPLTPGATTAILLALLLPSFGVAFKDVATDATMVEVGQPLGLTGRIQSAQWAAIYGAGLLCGVVGGWISQHEQQRLGFMICAILGAAALYIAIFHIKETPRPELHRDQLKRAIKVLGETARTRIVILVAVFYLLVSFNPFSADVLYVHMTTALGFDDQFIGYTYTIASLGAILSAVLYGLYSKHVPLSFLLHGSVIFMVLSKLVYIGLGSQTSAVIISFAYGFIYMVTNLTQLELAARYCPPAAAGTVFALLMSLSNFSVSASSIIGGNFYDSWKTSLGVDTSYTLLVLVGSGITALCWVLVPFFPKNR, from the coding sequence ATGGCAATGACCGAAAACCCGACCAAAAAACTGATCATCATATTCGCGGCGCTGTACTTCATTCAGGGCACAGGTGAACTGACAGCAGGTCTTCTGGCCCAACCGCTGCGATCCATGCTCAGAAACTGGGGGCGCGATACCACCGAAATCGCCACCTTCATGTTCCTTCTGGGATTCCCCTGGTACATAAAACCGGTCTTCGGGCTACTCACCGACTTCGTCCCGATCAGGGGCTACAGGCGAAAAAGCTACTTGATCCTGTCGAGCTCGTTGATGATCGTAGGTTTTCTGATCGCCACCATGATGCCTCTCACTCCCGGAGCTACCACAGCGATACTTCTGGCGCTGCTCCTGCCCAGTTTCGGCGTCGCCTTCAAGGATGTGGCGACCGATGCTACCATGGTGGAAGTAGGTCAGCCGCTGGGCCTCACTGGAAGAATTCAATCGGCGCAATGGGCTGCCATTTACGGCGCGGGTCTGCTGTGCGGCGTGGTCGGCGGATGGATCAGTCAGCACGAGCAGCAACGCCTCGGCTTTATGATATGCGCCATATTGGGCGCGGCCGCCCTGTATATCGCGATCTTCCACATCAAAGAAACACCTCGCCCCGAACTTCATCGCGACCAGCTCAAGCGCGCTATCAAGGTCCTCGGCGAAACGGCTCGGACACGCATCGTTATCCTCGTTGCCGTTTTCTATCTACTCGTGAGCTTCAACCCCTTTTCCGCCGATGTTCTCTACGTTCACATGACCACGGCTCTGGGATTCGACGATCAGTTCATCGGCTACACCTACACCATCGCCAGCCTTGGGGCGATTCTCTCCGCCGTCCTGTACGGATTGTATTCCAAACACGTGCCCCTGAGTTTTTTGCTCCACGGCTCGGTGATATTTATGGTCCTCTCGAAACTTGTTTATATCGGACTGGGCAGCCAGACCTCCGCCGTAATCATCAGCTTCGCCTACGGCTTCATTTACATGGTCACCAATCTCACCCAGCTCGAATTAGCTGCTCGATATTGCCCACCGGCCGCCGCCGGCACCGTGTTCGCGCTGCTGATGTCGCTGAGCAATTTCAGCGTCTCCGCATCAAGCATCATCGGCGGAAACTTTTACGATTCCTGGAAAACCTCCCTTGGCGTTGACACATCTTACACCCTGCTGGTGCTGGTAGGATCGGGCATAACGGCCCTCTGTTGGGTGCTGGTACCGTTTTTCCCGAAAAACAGGTAA
- a CDS encoding S46 family peptidase encodes MTSGKWIAVLTVVVVFTAARVVVGEEGMWPHYDVDKMPFESFRSSGLELNPADIYNPDGGGLCEAVVRLGATGSFVSADGLILTNHHVAFDAVQKQSTVVKNLVRDGFYAATRGEEIPAIGYDAWVTKSAIDVTERVLARVTDGMTDFERYQAIDRAIKEIIAEGEKQGDVKCRVAKMFDGKQFILYTRLQIRDVRIVYVPPLSIGEYGGDIDNWMWPRHTGDFSFLRAYVAPDGSVAEYSEENVVYHPKVFFPIAKSGIEEGDFTMIIGFPGKTNRYACSYEVDDIVHFSYPSRIELYRDILGIIEDISRDDPETAIRLASTVKGINNGLKNRIGMLEGFDQWDLLERKVESEIALTDFINSSPELRTKYGGVLPGLDSLYREISRTRDKDFVMGSMMWSDYVDIAFTLYKWSVERQKDDMERESGYQDRDSTSIREWLEDLQVNLVPKYERALVGYFLDRALNLPEGQRVSTIDEVIRQVEGTDPQTKLETWLDYAFANTKVGDLGWRLKMFHMSTKELESLNDPMIEFARVTYPEREEHSDRAKRHAGTATRLQPQLINAYAEFNHNEMYPDANGTMRVNFGVVRGYSPSDAVWYKCFTTAKGVIEKETGEDPFIVPEALEEYHANASISAYADPAIGDVPVNFLSTNDATGGNSGSPVIDGKGRLVGVLFDCNYESIAADYLFNPSVTRSISVDTRYVLHIIDEIYHLDALVGELTLQ; translated from the coding sequence ATGACTTCCGGTAAATGGATAGCCGTACTGACAGTTGTGGTAGTTTTCACCGCGGCGCGGGTTGTTGTGGGCGAAGAGGGGATGTGGCCGCATTACGATGTAGACAAAATGCCGTTTGAAAGTTTCAGGTCTTCGGGGCTGGAGTTGAACCCGGCCGATATTTATAATCCCGATGGTGGCGGGTTGTGTGAAGCAGTGGTGCGTTTGGGAGCAACTGGTTCATTTGTATCGGCCGATGGTCTCATTCTTACCAACCATCATGTTGCTTTCGACGCCGTACAGAAGCAGAGCACGGTAGTCAAGAACCTCGTGCGGGACGGTTTCTACGCGGCGACACGTGGAGAGGAAATCCCCGCAATCGGTTACGATGCCTGGGTGACGAAGTCGGCCATCGATGTTACTGAGAGGGTTCTTGCGCGGGTCACTGATGGTATGACCGATTTCGAGCGTTATCAGGCAATCGACCGCGCCATCAAGGAGATCATAGCCGAAGGGGAGAAGCAGGGCGATGTAAAGTGCCGGGTGGCGAAGATGTTCGACGGCAAGCAGTTCATTTTGTATACGCGCCTCCAGATACGCGACGTGAGAATCGTATACGTCCCGCCGCTCTCGATAGGTGAGTACGGCGGCGATATAGATAACTGGATGTGGCCGCGTCACACGGGAGATTTTTCATTCCTGCGCGCGTATGTGGCTCCCGACGGCAGCGTCGCTGAATACTCAGAGGAGAATGTAGTCTATCATCCCAAGGTCTTTTTCCCCATAGCGAAGTCGGGTATCGAGGAAGGCGACTTTACGATGATAATCGGGTTTCCGGGAAAGACCAACCGCTACGCCTGTTCCTATGAGGTCGATGATATTGTTCACTTCTCTTACCCGAGTCGCATCGAACTCTACCGTGACATACTTGGTATAATCGAGGATATTTCGCGCGATGATCCGGAAACAGCTATCAGGCTTGCCTCTACCGTAAAGGGAATCAACAACGGTCTGAAGAATCGCATTGGCATGCTCGAGGGATTCGACCAGTGGGACCTGCTGGAGAGAAAAGTTGAGTCAGAGATTGCTCTGACCGATTTCATAAACAGCAGCCCGGAACTTCGCACGAAATATGGCGGTGTGCTCCCGGGGTTGGATAGTCTGTATCGGGAGATATCCCGTACTCGCGACAAGGATTTCGTGATGGGTTCCATGATGTGGTCGGACTATGTCGACATCGCTTTTACATTATATAAGTGGTCGGTTGAACGTCAGAAGGATGACATGGAGCGGGAATCCGGATATCAGGACCGTGACTCGACAAGCATACGGGAGTGGCTGGAGGACTTGCAAGTGAACCTGGTTCCCAAGTACGAACGGGCGCTTGTCGGGTATTTCCTGGACAGGGCGTTGAATCTTCCCGAGGGACAGCGCGTGAGCACAATCGACGAAGTTATCAGACAGGTTGAAGGAACGGATCCGCAGACGAAACTTGAAACGTGGCTGGACTACGCCTTTGCCAACACGAAAGTCGGCGATCTTGGGTGGCGCCTGAAGATGTTCCATATGTCGACTAAAGAGCTGGAGAGTTTGAACGACCCGATGATCGAATTCGCGCGCGTAACTTATCCGGAACGTGAAGAACACAGCGATAGAGCGAAGCGTCATGCGGGCACCGCGACTCGGCTTCAGCCCCAATTGATTAATGCCTATGCCGAGTTTAATCACAATGAAATGTATCCCGATGCCAACGGGACGATGCGCGTCAATTTTGGCGTAGTCAGAGGTTACAGCCCCTCCGACGCCGTTTGGTATAAGTGTTTCACCACCGCGAAAGGTGTAATCGAGAAGGAGACGGGTGAGGATCCCTTTATCGTGCCGGAGGCGCTGGAAGAGTATCATGCCAACGCAAGTATCAGCGCTTACGCAGATCCGGCCATCGGGGACGTGCCGGTGAATTTTCTCTCGACCAACGATGCGACGGGTGGTAATTCCGGAAGCCCGGTTATCGATGGAAAGGGGAGACTCGTGGGTGTGTTGTTCGACTGTAATTATGAAAGTATCGCGGCCGACTACCTTTTCAATCCATCGGTGACTCGTTCAATCAGTGTCGATACGCGGTATGTTCTGCATATCATAGACGAGATTTATCATCTGGACGCTCTGGTTGGGGAGTTGACGCTTCAGTGA